In Lonchura striata isolate bLonStr1 chromosome 2, bLonStr1.mat, whole genome shotgun sequence, a single genomic region encodes these proteins:
- the LOC110480718 gene encoding trypsin I-P1 — protein MKCLLLLAFIGVAVAFPTFAEDDDDKIVGGYTCGKNSVPYQVSLNSGYHFCGGSLISSQWVVSAAHCYKYRIQVQLGKHNLEATESTQQLINSAKVIRHSGYSPYTLDNDIMLIKLATPATLNKAVQTIPLPTSCVATGTTCLISGWGNTLSSGSNYPDQLQCLNAPVLSAAECSDAYPGQITDNMMCVGFLEGGKDSCQGDSGGPVVCNGELQGIVSWGLGCAQEGYPGVYTKVCNYVSWIQSTIASH, from the exons ATGAAGTGCCTGCTACTTCTCGCCTTTATTGGGGTGGCTG TTGCCTTCCCCACCTTTGCTGAAGATGACGATGACAAGATTGTGGGAGGCTACACCTGTGGAAAGAACTCTGTGCCCTATCAAGTGTCCCTGAATTCTGGATATCACTTCTGTGGAGGTTCCCTCATCAGCAGCCAGTGGGTCGTGTCAGCTGCTCACTGCTACAAATA TCGCATCCAAGTGCAGCTCGGGAAACACAACCTGGAGGCCACCGAATCCACGCAGCAGCTGATCAACTCTGCTAAAGTCATCCGCCACTCTGGCTACAGCCCCTACACCCTGGACAACGACATCATGCTCATCAAGCTGGCCACCCCAGCCACGCTCAACAAAGCTGTCCAAACCATTCCTCTGCCTACCAGCTGCGTGGCCACCGGCACCACCTGCCTGATCTCCGGCTGGGGCAACACCCTCAGCAGTGGCT CCAACTACCCGGACCAATTGCAGTGCCTGAATGCTCCGGTCCTCTCTGCCGCCGAGTGCTCTGATGCCTACCCTGGGCAAATTACCGACAACATGATGTGTGTAGGATTCCTGGAGGGAGGAAAAGACTCCTGCCAG GGAGATTCCGGCGGTCCTGTGGTCTGCAACGGAGAGCTCCAGGGCATTGTCTCCTGGGGTttaggatgtgcccaggagggCTACCCTGGAGTTTACACCAAGGTTTGCAACTACGTCTCCTGGATCCAGTCCACCATTGCCTCCCACTGA